Part of the Leptospira yasudae genome is shown below.
CTTCCGATCGGAAGTCGCAGAACGCTCGTAAAACGGAATCCGATGCCGTATCCAACGGAGCCTGTGTTGTCCGTAGAAAATCAGGTTTCCATTGCGGGAACGTATTTCAGAGATCCGTCGATTCATTACGGAAACGCCTCCACAAGGCTGCGCTTGTTCGGATTCGATGGATTCATCCATTCCACTTCTTCTCTTCCGCATAAGGATATGTTTCACGGTTCTCTTGACGATTGGGACTGGTCCAAACATAGAATCATTCGCTTTGAAGGGCAAAGCCAAGGTTGTCAAAGAGGAGTTACGTTGATTCTTCCTTTGAGACAAGGAGAACGGGAAGCGTTGGTGCCGGTTTCTTTCGTTTTCGGCAAGACGAGTTTTTATGACGAACTCAAACAAGAGATGGAAAAGAATAAGATCAAAGCCTTGTTCGATTCAAGATTGGATATAGAACAAACCGCGTATCTATTCTTCTTAATCCAAAAAAGATGCATTCGATTTCGAAGTTATGCTATTCAGGAATTTTAACGGAATTTCATTGAGTCTATGACAGGAAAACAAAAAACGATTCTCATCCTTTCCGCTTTTTCCGGATTTCTCGGTGTTGCGTTAGGCGCCTTTGGTGCGCACGCCCTCAAATCCTTTCTAAGCTTACAAATGCTCGTTATTTATGAAACCGGAAACCGCTATCACTTGATTCACAGCATTCCTCCGCTGCTCTTAGCGTTAACGGGGTACGTGCATGCGAACCGTTTTGCCTGGATTTCCGCGATTTTGTTTCTAACGGGAATTCTTATCTTCTCAGGATCTTTATACATATTGGCGATCACGGAAGTTCGAATTTTAGGAGCGATCACTCCGATCGGTGGCGTTTCCTTTTTGGCGGCTTGGGCTCTTCTAGGATTCTCCGCGTTTACAAAGAAGAGCGACTAACGTTTCGTTCCGTAATAGAACTTGCCTTTTTTCTCGATCAGTTTTCGCGTAATCAAACCTTCCGCGATGATCAAAAGACCCTGGACGGCGGATTCTTTTTTGGAAGTTTCGGCGTCTTTCTGTTCGGTCATCAACTGATGAACATATTGTCTTCGATTGTTTTCCAGAACTCCGAGCATAGAACCGCAAACCTTGCTGTCTCCGATCAAAAAAGCCAACGCTAGAGTTTGCGGAGGCGTTTCGTTGCAAAGATAATAGAGCGCTAAATTGTCAAAGTAGGAAAGTTCTTCAAACGACTTTACCGTGAGTTCTTCTTTTTCATCCATGTTTAATCGATTCCAATTCGATAAGCTTTTGTTCGAGATATTTTACGAGATGGGAAGAATCCGGATCGGAACCGGTCGCTGATCGAACCAGATCTTCCGCGGATTCGTATTTTCCCTTCCAATGGACATTTTTTCTCAGCCAATTGAGGAGAGAAGAAAAGTCTTGGTCCTTCTTCACCTCCGCTGCAAAATTCGGGTTCTCTTTGGAGAACGCTTGAAAGAGCTGGGCCGAATAAATATTTCCGAGCGTGTAAGTCGGAAAGTAACCGAAGGCGCCGCCGCTCCAATGAACGTCCTGCAAAACTCCTTCGCGATCGGAAGGAACATCGATTCCGAATAAATCCTTCATTTTGGAATTCCAGATCTCCGGCAACTCCGCAACTTGTATTTTACCGTTGATGAGCTCCCTTTCAATTTCAAAACGTAGAATGATATGAAGATTGTACGTGATCTGGTCCGCCTCCACTCGTATCAAAGACGGAGAAGACTGATTGATATACGAAAAAAGTTCCGAGAAACTCAGTTCGCTTTCTTGGATGTTTAAAGTCTTGAGAAGAATCGGATAATACATCTCCCAGAATTCTTTGGATCTTCCCACTTGATTTTCCCAGAGTCTGCTCTGTGATTCGTGAATTCCCAAGGAAACGGAATCGTGCAACGGAGAAGGACCGCCTTCGATTTCTGAAATTCCCGCTTCATAAAGAGAATGCCCGGTTTCATGCAAAATACTGAATATAGAAGAAAGGGGATCTTTCAGATCATAACGAGTCGTGATCCGTTTGTCCTTACCGCCGAGCGAAGTTGAAAACGGATGCTCGCTCGGGTCGAGACGGGAGATTTTTGGAGACAATCCTAAAATCGAAGGTAAGATTTCTCCGAGCTGTTTTTGAAGGAAGATCGGAATCTCCCTCGGAAACGGATTCGAGAATTTCTTTCCTCTCGCAACGAGAGGTTTTAAGGAATTCTTTAAATTAAAAAATAACTTTTCCAAGTTCGCAGCTCTTTCGCCGGGTTCATAACCTTCCAGCAAAGCGTCATACGCTTCCGTTTGATAACCATAACACTCGGCTTGTTTTCTGCTGAGTTCCACGATTTTTGAAAGAATCGGAACGAAATCCGCAAATCGATTCTCCTTTCTTGCTTTGGCCCAAACCGCGTGAGCTTTGCTTGTGGTTACGGAAAATTCTTCCACAAGTTCTTGCGAAAGACGGCGAGAACGATCGAGATCTTTGAACAGAATTTCGAATTCAACCTTTCGTTCCTTTTGGCCGGGAAGATTCTTTTGTTCGTTTTCGTTTCTCGCTTTATCAGCAAGTTTGTAAAAACTTTCACCCGCATATTTCGAATGAATCAATCCGGAAAGAAGACCGATCTGCGATCCTCTCTCGGCTCTTCCTTCCTCGGGCAGCGTGATCTCGGAGTCCCAGTGAAGGACGCTTAGAATATTTCTGAGCGTGAAGATCTCTTGATAAACGGATCTGTATTCCGCAAAGGATTTTAGTTCGGTCCGAATCGATTCGGGAAAAAGGTTCTCGTACTCTTTCATCTCAGTGGATAGTAAAAAATCTTCTTTTAGATTGACAAGTACCCTACCCGCAAAAAAATGATTTTTGCACGATAAGCGGGCATGGTGTAATGGCTAGCACTGTAGCCTTCCAAGCTTCCAGTGAGGGTTCGAGTCCCTCTGCCCGCACATCTTTCCTTCCTCTCAGTTTTCACTCGACAATCCGCAAATAATCAATAAATTATAGCGATTCCGGGAGGAGATATGAACCGAATCCGCTTTTCCATTCTTCTTTTATTGACCGTTTTAATTCCGTTTAACCTTTCTTCTCAAAACGAAACAATCTACGTAACTTCGAACTCTTGGCCTAAAGATCTTGCGTCGTTTGATACGTTTCGAAACGAACAATCCACAACCCCGCAGGGCGCGCTGATTTCACTCGTTGCGGCTTTGGATCTATATTCAAAAAACAAGGAAGAGGGGACAAAGGCTTTGATTCTCGTGGTGGATTCTTCCCATCTTTCGCAGGATGTGAACGGATACAAAGGATTCTCCTTAAGCAGAAATCTAACCGACCTCGTCAAAAGA
Proteins encoded:
- a CDS encoding DUF423 domain-containing protein, with protein sequence MTGKQKTILILSAFSGFLGVALGAFGAHALKSFLSLQMLVIYETGNRYHLIHSIPPLLLALTGYVHANRFAWISAILFLTGILIFSGSLYILAITEVRILGAITPIGGVSFLAAWALLGFSAFTKKSD
- a CDS encoding carboxypeptidase M32, producing the protein MKEYENLFPESIRTELKSFAEYRSVYQEIFTLRNILSVLHWDSEITLPEEGRAERGSQIGLLSGLIHSKYAGESFYKLADKARNENEQKNLPGQKERKVEFEILFKDLDRSRRLSQELVEEFSVTTSKAHAVWAKARKENRFADFVPILSKIVELSRKQAECYGYQTEAYDALLEGYEPGERAANLEKLFFNLKNSLKPLVARGKKFSNPFPREIPIFLQKQLGEILPSILGLSPKISRLDPSEHPFSTSLGGKDKRITTRYDLKDPLSSIFSILHETGHSLYEAGISEIEGGPSPLHDSVSLGIHESQSRLWENQVGRSKEFWEMYYPILLKTLNIQESELSFSELFSYINQSSPSLIRVEADQITYNLHIILRFEIERELINGKIQVAELPEIWNSKMKDLFGIDVPSDREGVLQDVHWSGGAFGYFPTYTLGNIYSAQLFQAFSKENPNFAAEVKKDQDFSSLLNWLRKNVHWKGKYESAEDLVRSATGSDPDSSHLVKYLEQKLIELESIKHG
- a CDS encoding DUF6935 domain-containing protein, with amino-acid sequence MNRIRFSILLLLTVLIPFNLSSQNETIYVTSNSWPKDLASFDTFRNEQSTTPQGALISLVAALDLYSKNKEEGTKALILVVDSSHLSQDVNGYKGFSLSRNLTDLVKRQIEQHPYLIGSYLPGSSASNGYVPGSEPYSFTITANRFSGTEESGQRKLFIPSSGADSARPVTLKRNAKGVWKAQEFSSLLVGIKKPDRKNAADDL